A genomic region of Rhodococcus pyridinivorans contains the following coding sequences:
- a CDS encoding response regulator — MRSTIVTYPAARPVDVLLVEDDPGDELMTREAFEDNKIGNALHVVRDGAEALDFLYRRGDHEGAPRPDLILLDLNLPKYDGRQVLTKIKSDPELSDIPIVVLTTSSAEEDILRSYKLHANAYVTKPVDLDQFIGAVKQIDEFFVQVVRLPRRGR; from the coding sequence ATGAGGAGCACGATCGTGACCTATCCCGCTGCCCGACCGGTGGACGTCCTGTTGGTCGAGGACGATCCCGGCGACGAGCTGATGACCCGTGAAGCATTCGAGGACAACAAGATCGGCAACGCCCTACACGTCGTCCGCGACGGGGCGGAAGCACTCGACTTCCTGTACCGCCGGGGCGACCACGAGGGTGCGCCGCGCCCGGATCTGATCCTGCTCGACCTGAACCTGCCGAAGTACGATGGCCGGCAGGTGCTGACGAAGATCAAGTCCGATCCGGAACTGTCCGACATCCCGATCGTGGTGCTCACGACCTCGTCGGCCGAGGAGGACATTCTCCGCAGCTACAAGCTGCACGCCAATGCGTACGTCACCAAGCCGGTCGATCTCGACCAGTTCATCGGTGCCGTGAAGCAGATCGACGAATTCTTCGTGCAGGTCGTGCGGCTACCGCGTCGCGGACGCTGA
- a CDS encoding sensor histidine kinase, producing MRDPSVPEPRIERFSSRLVVQSWFQVAFAVLAVFAVLGSIVGGIFIQRTVQITDEVTGRIQPAMTESYRLQSSLLDQQTAVRGYALTTDPIFLGPYRAGRADQQVALDRLRELLADHPELLADIDSIDATARQWQTQYAEPIIATVVPGQPRPVDANLAEEDRLTFGEIRSMFVQENSALSRVLEENLDDLVQSRTIRNSVLIAMVIAFILTGLAMVALVHNLVAVPLSKLRNASRRVALEENFYQHIYPQGPKDIRALALDVETMRGRIADALADSRKQQTLLAKQTEDLDSQAEELRRSNTELEQFAYVASHDLQEPLRKVASFCQLLEKRYGDVLDDRGRQYVEYAVDGAKRMQVLISDLLAFSRVGRVHDAYVRVDLGRPLEKALFNLSASIEESQAQIERPDDLPELTGDPTLLTMLWQNLVGNAIKFRHPDRTPVIRIECEKAEDESDGPRWHFCVTDNGIGIDSEYAEKVFVIFQRLHPRDDYQGTGIGLALSKKIVEYHAGRIWIDTEYGDTHTEGTRICFTLGTASRPVEQKQGTTS from the coding sequence ATGAGGGATCCTTCGGTTCCCGAACCGCGCATCGAGCGGTTCTCGTCGCGGCTGGTCGTGCAGAGCTGGTTCCAGGTCGCGTTCGCGGTCCTCGCGGTCTTCGCCGTCCTCGGCTCGATCGTGGGCGGAATCTTCATCCAGCGCACCGTGCAGATCACCGACGAGGTGACCGGGCGGATCCAGCCCGCGATGACGGAGTCCTACCGGCTGCAGAGCTCATTGCTCGATCAGCAGACCGCGGTCCGCGGGTATGCGCTCACAACCGACCCGATCTTCCTCGGGCCGTATCGCGCCGGCCGAGCCGATCAGCAGGTCGCCCTCGATCGCCTCCGTGAACTCCTCGCCGACCATCCCGAGCTCCTCGCCGACATCGACTCCATCGACGCCACCGCCCGGCAGTGGCAGACGCAATATGCAGAGCCGATCATCGCCACAGTCGTGCCCGGGCAGCCGCGCCCCGTCGATGCGAACCTGGCAGAGGAGGACCGGCTGACCTTCGGTGAGATCCGGTCGATGTTCGTCCAGGAGAACAGCGCGCTCTCCCGTGTGCTCGAAGAGAACCTCGACGATCTCGTGCAGTCCCGGACGATCCGCAACTCGGTCCTGATCGCCATGGTGATCGCGTTCATCCTCACCGGCCTCGCGATGGTGGCCCTCGTCCACAATCTCGTCGCCGTGCCGCTCAGCAAACTCCGCAACGCCAGTCGCCGGGTCGCGCTGGAGGAGAACTTCTACCAGCACATATACCCCCAGGGACCGAAGGACATCCGGGCACTCGCCCTGGACGTCGAGACGATGCGCGGTCGTATCGCGGACGCGTTGGCGGACTCCCGGAAGCAGCAGACCCTGCTCGCGAAACAGACCGAGGATCTCGATTCCCAGGCCGAGGAACTCCGCCGCTCGAACACCGAACTCGAGCAGTTCGCCTACGTCGCATCGCACGACCTGCAGGAACCGCTGCGGAAGGTCGCGTCCTTCTGCCAGCTGCTCGAGAAGCGGTACGGCGACGTCCTCGACGATCGTGGACGACAGTACGTCGAATACGCCGTGGACGGCGCGAAACGGATGCAGGTGCTGATCAGCGATCTGCTCGCCTTCTCCCGGGTCGGACGCGTCCACGACGCCTACGTCCGGGTCGACCTCGGCCGACCGCTCGAGAAGGCGTTGTTCAACCTCTCCGCCTCCATCGAGGAGTCACAGGCGCAGATCGAACGCCCCGACGACCTCCCCGAGCTCACCGGCGACCCCACTCTGCTGACGATGCTGTGGCAGAACCTGGTCGGCAACGCCATCAAGTTCCGCCATCCCGATCGCACCCCGGTGATCAGGATCGAGTGCGAAAAGGCCGAGGACGAGTCGGACGGTCCGCGGTGGCACTTCTGCGTCACCGACAACGGCATCGGGATCGACAGCGAGTACGCCGAGAAGGTGTTCGTCATCTTCCAGCGGCTGCATCCTCGCGACGATTACCAGGGCACCGGTATCGGACTGGCGCTGAGCAAGAAAATCGTCGAGTATCACGCGGGAAGAATCTGGATCGACACCGAGTACGGCGATACTCATACCGAGGGCACTCGAATCTGCTTCACCCTCGGAACCGCATCACGCCCCGTCGAGCAGAAGCAGGGGACAACGTCATGA
- a CDS encoding LLM class F420-dependent oxidoreductase produces the protein MTRRVSVWGGAFWLSRKVREQALDAARELEELGYSRLWTSGGFKDGFPSVYGELLAATTTLELASGIISIWHADPETTAAAVADLESRYPGRFLLGVGTSHAPVVDARENTSYTKPYSRMVEYLDGLDVASTPVPTDRRVLAALGPRMLKLSAERAAGAHPYFVPPAHTAVAREALGSEPLLAPEVAVVLETDETVARYIAREYMRGYLALPNYSNNLRRLGYTDEDLADGGSDGLMDVLIPWGDLDSVVAGIEKHYAAGADEVAIQVLTADPFTFPSEGYRQLASALLS, from the coding sequence ATGACACGACGAGTGAGTGTGTGGGGTGGCGCGTTCTGGCTCAGTCGGAAGGTTCGCGAGCAGGCGCTCGATGCAGCCCGCGAACTGGAGGAGCTCGGGTACTCCCGGTTGTGGACGTCCGGCGGATTCAAGGACGGCTTCCCCTCCGTCTACGGTGAACTGCTCGCGGCGACGACGACGCTCGAGCTGGCGAGCGGCATCATCAGCATCTGGCACGCCGACCCGGAGACCACGGCGGCTGCGGTCGCCGATCTGGAGTCGCGGTATCCCGGTCGTTTCCTGCTGGGCGTCGGAACGAGTCACGCTCCCGTCGTCGACGCGCGGGAGAACACCAGCTACACCAAGCCCTACAGCCGGATGGTCGAGTACCTCGACGGCCTCGATGTGGCGTCGACGCCGGTGCCCACCGATCGCAGGGTCCTCGCGGCGCTCGGCCCGCGCATGCTGAAGCTGTCCGCCGAGCGCGCGGCAGGAGCCCATCCGTACTTCGTTCCGCCCGCGCACACGGCGGTTGCGCGTGAGGCCCTCGGCTCGGAGCCGTTGCTCGCGCCCGAGGTGGCCGTCGTCCTCGAAACCGACGAGACCGTTGCGCGTTACATCGCCCGCGAGTACATGCGCGGTTATCTCGCGCTGCCGAACTACTCGAACAACCTGCGTCGTCTCGGGTATACCGACGAGGACCTCGCCGACGGTGGCAGCGACGGCCTGATGGACGTGCTCATCCCGTGGGGCGATCTCGACAGCGTCGTCGCCGGCATCGAGAAGCACTACGCCGCCGGTGCCGACGAGGTCGCCATCCAGGTGCTCACCGCGGATCCGTTCACCTTCCCGAGCGAGGGCTACCGGCAGCTCGCGTCCGCGCTGCTGAGCTGA
- a CDS encoding thioesterase family protein, translated as MSYFERLGPTSFRATEHVGGAWNEAEQHIAPALGLIAHVVECDRDARRDDDLTIGRLSYDILGTVPVGPVVTTVEVLRPGRTIELVEATLAYDGRAIVRARAWLMQTRPTAEIAGTTLQPIPTPEDCEPWDPTTLWPGGFIDSVEVRRVSTAPGRASFWVRTGLPLVEGEKVSDLAATAGLFDIANGMAVRADPRTIAFPNVDLTAHLFAEPRGEWVGFDTSVSFGADGVGLTSTVLHDATGPIGTMSQILTVRPI; from the coding sequence ATGAGCTACTTCGAACGACTCGGCCCGACCTCCTTCCGCGCCACCGAACATGTCGGTGGGGCGTGGAACGAGGCGGAGCAGCACATCGCTCCCGCTCTCGGGCTGATCGCCCACGTCGTCGAATGCGACCGCGACGCGCGGCGCGACGACGACCTCACGATCGGACGCCTGTCGTACGACATCCTCGGCACCGTGCCCGTCGGTCCCGTCGTCACGACGGTCGAGGTCCTGCGGCCCGGACGCACCATCGAACTCGTGGAAGCGACCCTCGCCTACGACGGGCGCGCGATCGTGCGTGCGCGCGCGTGGCTGATGCAGACCCGTCCCACCGCGGAGATCGCCGGCACCACGCTGCAGCCGATTCCGACGCCCGAGGACTGCGAACCCTGGGACCCGACGACGCTGTGGCCGGGAGGATTCATCGACTCGGTGGAGGTGCGCCGCGTCTCGACCGCACCCGGACGGGCCTCGTTCTGGGTGCGCACCGGTCTCCCGCTCGTGGAGGGCGAGAAGGTCAGCGATCTCGCCGCCACGGCCGGCCTGTTCGACATCGCCAACGGCATGGCGGTGCGTGCCGATCCGAGAACGATCGCCTTCCCCAACGTCGACCTGACCGCGCACCTGTTCGCCGAACCCCGCGGTGAATGGGTCGGCTTCGATACGTCGGTCTCGTTCGGCGCCGACGGCGTCGGCCTGACGAGCACGGTGCTGCACGATGCGACCGGACCGATCGGCACGATGTCCCAGATCCTCACGGTGCGGCCGATCTGA
- a CDS encoding SACE_7040 family transcriptional regulator, translating into MTESAIDVSTASGRPTRRSLAKAERRRDLLRAAAHLIAERGFPGVRLEDLGAAVGISGPAVYRHFPNKDALLVEILVEISRRLLAGGTQVAETTPDPRDALEGLVDFHLDFALGEPDLIRVQDREFTSLPDEGQREVRVTQRRYVEIWVEALRRIDPALPESDARTMAHATFGLINSTPHSADPRSPEGTRAVLRRMALAALAATPSALAAEPSRTETA; encoded by the coding sequence ATGACCGAGTCCGCGATCGACGTCTCGACCGCATCGGGACGCCCGACGCGGCGTAGCCTCGCCAAGGCGGAACGCCGACGGGACCTCCTGCGTGCCGCGGCGCACCTGATCGCCGAACGCGGATTCCCCGGGGTCCGCCTCGAGGATCTCGGTGCGGCCGTGGGGATCAGCGGTCCCGCTGTGTACCGACACTTCCCCAACAAGGACGCCCTGCTCGTCGAGATCCTCGTCGAGATCAGCCGCCGCCTCCTCGCAGGTGGCACGCAGGTCGCCGAGACGACGCCCGACCCGCGCGACGCCCTCGAGGGCCTGGTCGACTTCCATCTCGACTTCGCGCTGGGCGAGCCCGATCTCATCCGCGTGCAGGACCGCGAGTTCACGTCCCTCCCCGACGAGGGGCAGCGGGAGGTGAGGGTGACCCAGCGTCGCTACGTCGAGATCTGGGTCGAAGCCCTGCGCCGCATCGACCCCGCACTGCCCGAATCCGATGCGCGCACGATGGCGCACGCGACCTTCGGACTCATCAACTCGACACCGCACAGCGCCGACCCGCGTTCCCCCGAAGGCACCCGCGCGGTGCTGCGACGCATGGCACTGGCAGCTCTCGCCGCGACCCCCTCGGCTCTCGCGGCAGAGCCGTCACGAACGGAGACCGCATGA
- a CDS encoding carboxyl transferase domain-containing protein encodes MVSVTTAETASTTSRDQHEQLVGELRDKLAAAALGGSEKARERHVARGKLLPRDRVDELLDTGSPFLELSPLAADGMYDDECPGAGMIAGIGRVAGRECVIVANDATVKGGTYYPITVKKHLRAQEVALQNNLPCLYLVDSGGAFLPRQDEVFPDREHFGRIFYNQATMSAKGIPQIAAVMGSCTAGGAYVPAMSDEAVIVRNQGTIFLGGPPLVKAATGEVVTAEELGGGDLHSKVSGVTDHLAEDDRDALRIVRDIVSTFGPRNPRPWDVEPTVEPEADPTELYDVVPTDSRIPYDVHEVIDRVVDGAGGDGHGSSSFHEFKAEYGKTLVTGFARIHGHPVGIIANNGVLFGESAVKGAHFIELCDKRSIPLVFLQNISGFMVGRDYEAGGIAKHGAKMVTAVACARVPKLTVVIGGSYGAGNYSMCGRAYSPRFLWMWPNARISVMGGEQAASVLATVRSDQLDASGKPWTAEQEEEFKAPIRAQYEEQGNPYYSTARLWDDGIIDPADTRKVLGLALSVCANAPLEPVSYGVFRM; translated from the coding sequence ATGGTGTCCGTGACAACCGCTGAGACGGCCTCGACAACCAGCCGCGACCAGCACGAACAGCTGGTCGGAGAGCTCCGAGACAAGCTCGCTGCCGCAGCCCTGGGTGGCAGCGAGAAAGCCCGGGAGCGGCATGTCGCCCGCGGCAAGCTGCTTCCCCGCGACCGCGTGGACGAACTGCTCGACACGGGCAGCCCGTTCCTCGAACTGTCGCCCCTCGCCGCCGACGGCATGTACGACGACGAGTGCCCCGGCGCCGGCATGATCGCCGGCATCGGCCGCGTCGCCGGCCGCGAGTGCGTGATCGTCGCGAACGACGCCACCGTCAAGGGGGGCACCTACTACCCGATCACGGTCAAGAAGCACCTGCGGGCGCAGGAAGTCGCGTTGCAGAACAACCTGCCGTGCCTGTACCTCGTCGACTCCGGTGGCGCCTTCCTGCCGCGGCAGGACGAGGTCTTCCCCGACCGCGAGCACTTCGGCCGCATCTTCTACAACCAGGCCACCATGAGCGCCAAGGGGATTCCGCAGATCGCCGCGGTCATGGGCTCGTGCACCGCCGGCGGCGCCTACGTCCCCGCCATGAGCGACGAGGCCGTCATCGTCCGCAACCAGGGCACCATCTTCCTCGGTGGCCCGCCGCTGGTGAAGGCCGCGACCGGCGAGGTCGTCACCGCCGAAGAGCTCGGCGGCGGCGACCTGCACTCGAAGGTCTCCGGCGTCACCGACCACCTGGCCGAGGACGACCGCGACGCGCTGCGCATCGTGCGAGACATCGTCTCCACCTTCGGTCCGCGCAACCCGCGTCCGTGGGACGTCGAACCCACCGTCGAACCCGAGGCCGACCCCACCGAGCTGTACGACGTGGTGCCCACCGACTCGCGCATCCCCTACGACGTGCACGAGGTCATCGACCGTGTGGTCGACGGCGCCGGCGGTGACGGCCATGGATCCAGCAGCTTCCACGAGTTCAAGGCCGAATACGGCAAGACTCTCGTCACCGGCTTCGCACGCATCCACGGCCACCCGGTCGGCATCATCGCGAACAACGGCGTTCTCTTCGGCGAATCCGCCGTCAAGGGAGCGCATTTCATCGAACTGTGCGACAAGCGCTCGATCCCGCTGGTGTTCCTGCAGAACATCTCCGGCTTCATGGTCGGCCGCGACTACGAGGCCGGCGGCATCGCCAAGCACGGCGCGAAGATGGTCACCGCGGTCGCGTGCGCGCGGGTGCCGAAGCTGACCGTCGTCATCGGCGGCTCGTACGGCGCCGGCAACTACTCGATGTGCGGTCGCGCGTATTCGCCTCGCTTCCTGTGGATGTGGCCCAACGCCCGCATCTCCGTCATGGGTGGCGAGCAGGCCGCCTCGGTGCTGGCCACGGTGCGCTCCGACCAGCTCGATGCCTCGGGCAAGCCCTGGACGGCCGAGCAGGAGGAGGAGTTCAAGGCTCCGATCCGCGCCCAGTACGAGGAACAGGGCAATCCCTACTACTCGACCGCGCGCCTGTGGGACGACGGCATCATCGATCCCGCAGACACCAGAAAAGTTCTCGGACTGGCACTGTCGGTGTGCGCCAACGCCCCGCTCGAGCCGGTCTCCTACGGCGTCTTCCGGATGTGA
- a CDS encoding acetyl-CoA carboxylase biotin carboxylase subunit yields MTDTTRIDTVLVANRGEIAVRVIRTLKAMGIRSVAVFSEADRDARHVQEADTAVLLGPAAARESYLVIDKVIDAALATGAQGIHPGYGFLSENSAFAAACATAGIAFLGPSAHAIETMGDKITAKAAVSEFGVPVVPGISRPGLSDDELITGAEEVGYPVLVKPSAGGGGKGMRLVEDPKDLPAALESARREAASAFGDDTLFLERFVQRPRHIEVQVLADAHGNVVHLGERECSLQRRHQKVIEEAPSPLLDEATRARIGEAACNTARSVDYTGAGTVEFIVSADKPDEFFFMEMNTRLQVEHPVTEMVTGLDLVEWQVRIAAGEPLGFTQDDITLTGHAIEARVYAEDPARGFLPTGGEIADVVEPSGPGVRVDSGIRAGTVVGSDYDPMLAKVIAHADDRAGALRRLDRALAQTAVLGVVTNVDFVRFLLADDDVVAGALDTGLLDRRVGDYTAPTTADSTLVAAAILRWLDRWAGDTTDPWAVPDGWRVGAHRPVTSRLTSGDRTAHVRLTGTPAAGVAEVEDGETYRFSAVLHGSALAVVLDGRRHSYRVGESDGAVWLSDGHGSVAVREVREASVRGDDAHAGDADITSPMPGAVIAVSVAPGDTVTAGQTLVVVEAMKMEHSLTAPIDGTVELFAAAGEQVKVDQLLVRITPHADTEETK; encoded by the coding sequence ATGACTGATACGACTCGGATCGACACGGTGTTGGTCGCCAACCGCGGTGAGATCGCGGTGCGCGTCATCCGCACCCTGAAGGCGATGGGCATCCGCTCGGTCGCCGTGTTCAGCGAGGCCGACCGCGACGCCCGGCACGTGCAGGAGGCCGACACCGCGGTGCTGCTCGGACCCGCCGCGGCGCGCGAGAGCTATCTGGTGATCGACAAGGTCATCGACGCGGCGCTCGCCACCGGTGCACAGGGCATCCATCCCGGCTACGGATTCCTTTCGGAGAATTCGGCTTTCGCCGCCGCGTGCGCCACTGCCGGTATCGCCTTCCTCGGCCCGTCCGCCCACGCCATCGAGACCATGGGCGACAAGATCACCGCCAAGGCCGCGGTGTCGGAGTTCGGCGTTCCCGTCGTGCCCGGCATCTCCCGGCCCGGACTGAGCGACGACGAACTGATCACGGGCGCCGAGGAAGTCGGCTATCCCGTGCTCGTCAAGCCGTCCGCCGGCGGTGGCGGCAAGGGCATGCGCCTCGTCGAGGACCCGAAGGATCTGCCCGCCGCGCTCGAATCCGCCCGCCGCGAAGCAGCGTCGGCGTTCGGTGACGACACCCTCTTCCTCGAACGGTTCGTCCAGCGCCCCCGGCACATCGAGGTCCAGGTCCTCGCCGACGCGCACGGCAACGTCGTCCACCTCGGCGAGCGCGAGTGCAGTCTCCAGCGGCGGCACCAGAAGGTCATCGAGGAAGCGCCCTCGCCGCTGCTCGACGAGGCCACCCGCGCCCGCATCGGTGAGGCCGCGTGCAACACCGCGCGCAGCGTCGACTACACCGGCGCCGGCACCGTCGAGTTCATCGTCTCCGCCGACAAGCCCGACGAGTTCTTCTTCATGGAGATGAACACCCGGCTGCAGGTCGAGCATCCGGTCACCGAGATGGTCACCGGCCTCGACCTCGTCGAGTGGCAGGTGCGCATCGCCGCGGGTGAGCCGCTCGGCTTCACCCAGGACGACATCACCCTCACCGGCCACGCGATCGAGGCCCGCGTCTACGCCGAGGATCCGGCCCGCGGCTTCCTCCCGACCGGCGGCGAGATCGCCGATGTCGTGGAACCTTCCGGCCCCGGCGTGCGCGTCGACTCCGGCATCCGCGCCGGCACCGTGGTCGGCAGCGACTACGACCCGATGCTCGCCAAGGTCATCGCCCACGCCGACGACCGCGCCGGAGCGCTGCGCCGCCTCGACCGGGCGCTCGCACAGACCGCCGTGCTCGGCGTCGTCACCAACGTCGACTTCGTGCGGTTCCTGCTCGCCGACGACGACGTCGTGGCCGGTGCGCTCGACACCGGACTCCTCGACCGCCGGGTCGGCGACTACACCGCCCCCACGACCGCCGATTCCACGCTCGTCGCCGCGGCCATCCTGCGGTGGCTCGACCGCTGGGCGGGCGACACCACCGATCCGTGGGCGGTGCCCGACGGATGGCGCGTCGGTGCCCACCGGCCCGTCACGTCGCGGCTCACCTCCGGCGACCGCACCGCACATGTGCGCCTGACCGGAACTCCGGCGGCCGGTGTCGCCGAGGTCGAGGACGGCGAGACCTACCGGTTCAGCGCCGTGCTGCACGGCTCCGCTCTGGCGGTCGTGCTCGACGGCCGGCGTCACAGCTACCGCGTCGGCGAATCCGACGGTGCGGTCTGGCTTTCCGACGGTCACGGCAGCGTCGCCGTCCGCGAGGTGCGCGAGGCGTCGGTGCGCGGCGACGACGCCCACGCCGGCGACGCCGACATCACGAGCCCGATGCCCGGCGCCGTCATCGCGGTGTCCGTCGCCCCCGGCGACACCGTCACGGCCGGGCAGACGCTCGTCGTCGTCGAGGCCATGAAGATGGAACATTCGCTCACCGCCCCCATCGACGGCACCGTCGAACTGTTCGCGGCAGCCGGTGAGCAGGTCAAGGTCGATCAACTTCTCGTGCGAATCACCCCGCACGCCGACACGGAAGAGACAAAGTGA
- a CDS encoding acyl-CoA dehydrogenase family protein has product MTEYLATGQLPDEYEQLRKTVADFARTVVAPVAAKHDAEHSFPYEVVQGMAEMGLFGLPFPEEYGGMGGDYFALCLALEELGKVDQSVAITLEAGVSLGAMPIYRFGNEKQKQEWLPQLASGRNLAAFGLTEPGAGSDAGGTKTTAKLENGEWIINGNKQFITNSGTDITSLVTVTAVTDVRENGKKEISTILVPTSTPGFTAEPAYNKVGWNASDTHPLTFADVRVPEENLLGERGRGYANFLRILDEGRIAIAALSTGAAQGCVDESVKYAKEREAFGSPIGNNQAIAFKIARMEARAHAARTAYYDAAAAMLAGKPFKKQAAVAKLVASEAAMDNARDATQIHGGYGFMNEYAVARHYRDSKILEIGEGTTEVQLMLIGRELGL; this is encoded by the coding sequence ATGACGGAATACCTGGCCACGGGCCAACTTCCCGACGAGTACGAGCAGCTTCGCAAGACGGTCGCCGACTTCGCCCGCACGGTGGTCGCGCCGGTCGCCGCCAAGCACGACGCCGAGCACTCGTTCCCCTACGAGGTCGTGCAGGGCATGGCCGAGATGGGCCTGTTCGGCCTGCCGTTCCCCGAGGAGTACGGCGGCATGGGCGGCGACTACTTCGCGCTGTGCCTCGCGCTCGAGGAACTCGGCAAGGTCGACCAGTCCGTCGCCATCACCCTCGAGGCCGGTGTCTCGCTCGGCGCGATGCCGATCTACCGCTTCGGCAACGAGAAGCAGAAGCAGGAGTGGCTGCCGCAGCTCGCGAGCGGCCGCAACCTCGCGGCCTTCGGGCTCACCGAGCCGGGTGCGGGCAGCGACGCCGGAGGCACCAAGACCACCGCCAAGCTCGAGAACGGCGAGTGGATCATCAACGGCAACAAGCAGTTCATCACCAACTCCGGCACCGACATCACCTCGCTCGTGACCGTCACCGCCGTCACCGATGTGCGGGAGAACGGCAAGAAGGAGATCTCCACGATCCTCGTGCCGACCTCCACGCCGGGCTTCACCGCCGAACCCGCCTACAACAAGGTCGGCTGGAACGCCTCCGACACGCATCCGCTCACCTTCGCCGACGTGCGGGTGCCCGAGGAGAACCTCCTCGGCGAGCGGGGCCGCGGCTACGCCAACTTCCTGCGCATCCTCGACGAGGGCCGCATCGCCATCGCCGCGCTGTCGACCGGCGCCGCGCAGGGCTGCGTCGACGAATCGGTGAAGTACGCCAAGGAGCGCGAGGCGTTCGGCAGCCCGATCGGCAACAACCAGGCCATCGCCTTCAAGATCGCCCGCATGGAGGCACGTGCGCACGCCGCGCGCACCGCCTACTACGACGCCGCCGCCGCGATGCTCGCCGGCAAGCCGTTCAAGAAGCAGGCCGCCGTCGCCAAGCTCGTCGCGTCCGAGGCCGCGATGGACAACGCGCGCGACGCGACGCAGATCCACGGTGGCTACGGCTTCATGAACGAGTACGCCGTGGCGCGCCACTACCGCGACAGCAAGATCCTCGAGATCGGTGAGGGCACCACCGAGGTGCAGCTCATGCTCATCGGACGGGAGCTGGGACTGTGA